DNA from Desulfarculus baarsii DSM 2075:
ACAGCCCAGGTTGATCACAAGCTCCGGGGCCAAGCCACGGGCCAGGCCGATCAGCCGGGCCACCGCCGCTGGCGGCGGTGGGCTGACCCCGGCCATGGGCGTGCCGGCCAGCGGCCGCAGGGCCAACAGCACCAAAACCCGCGCCCCGCTGGCCACGGCCATGGCCACGGCCCGCTCCTCGCCGGCCAGGCGGCCGTGATCCAGGCCGACCACCACGTGGGGGGCCAGGTTCAATCCGGCCCCGGCCAGGGCCTGGAGGCTTTGCTCCACGCGGTCCACGCCCGACAAGCCATAGATCCGCCGGGCCACGGCGTCGTCGCCGATGAGGTCGATCATGGCCAGATCGACGCCGGAGGCGGCCAGCAGCCGGGCCTGGCCCTCGTCGGCAAAGCCGGCGTGCACGGCCAGGTAGAGCCCGGTCTCGTCCTTGATCCGCGCCAGCGCCCCGGCAAAGCGCTCCCAGGGCAGGCGGCCGTTTTGGTCGCAGCCGCCGCTGATCAACAGGCCCGGCGCGCCGGCGGCCTTGGCGGCCTTGGCCTGGTCCACCAGGGCCCGTGGGTCGTTTGCCGCGGTCATGCCCGCCAACATGCGGCCCTGGCAGTGGGGGCACATCAGCCGGCAGGCCCCGCCGCCCAGGCTGAGCGCCGGAAAGCGCCCCCGCCGGCCGTCGTAGACGATCATCCCCGGCACGAACAGGCCCAGTTCCGCGCCCGCCGCCTGGCTCATCGCCCGGCCTCGGCCGGCCACAGCGGCCAATAGCGCCGCGCGGCCGCCGGCCAGTCGGCCCGCCACAGCGCCCAGGCCCCTTGGCGGGCGGCCAGGCCCCGGCCCAGATATTGACCAAAGCGCGCCGTCAGTTCGGCCTGATAGGCCGGCCCGGCCCCGGCCACGCCCCTGGCCAGATCGGCCGCCGCCGCCCCGGCCAACAGGCCAGAATCCACTGCCTGGGGCAGGCCCGCGCCCGTGCAGGGGTGACCCAGGCCGGCCGCGTCGCCGCAGAGCAAAAGCGGCGTCTGGCCCGGCCCCCGGACAAAGGCCGCGCGGGGTCCGTCGTGGCCCAGCCAGCCGCCGCCCCGCCGGACGACCCCGGGCCCGATCAGCCCCTGGGCCAACAAAGACTCGCGCCAGGCGGCCAGCAAGGCCGGCAAGCGCCGCCGGCCCAGCGTCACGCCACCCAGGCCGATGTTGACCGTGGCCCCCTTGGGAAAGCTCCAACCATAGCCGAAAAGCTCGGGCCAAAACTCCACCGCCGGCCGGCAGGGCCTCGGCCCGGCCTCCACTTCCAGGTTGATGGCCGGCGCGCCGGCCTGGCGGCCCAGGCCCAAGGCCCTGGCCAGCGGCGACAAGGCCCCGTCGGCCACGATCACCGCCCCGGCCCGCACGGCAAAGCGCCCCGCCGGGCCCGCGACCAACAACCGGCCGTCCTCGTCCAGGCCCAGGGCCCTGGCCCGGCAAGTCAACGAGCCGCCCCACCACAGGGCCTCCTCGGCCAACGCCTTTTGCCACGTGGGCCGGTCCACGACCACCCCGGCCACCCGCGCCACGGCGCGCGTCTGGCCGGCCCGGCATTCCAGCTCGCCAACGCGGGCGCGCGGCGCCTCGGCCGGAACCTGGCCCTGGCCCAAAACCAGGCCCGGCAGCCACTCGGCGCAGTGGTTGGGCCAGCCCACCTGGGCCTTGGCCTCGATGATCAACGTCCAGGCCCCGGCCCTGGCCGCCGCCTGGGCCGCCAGCAGCCCGGCCGGCCCGGCCCCGACAATGGCCACGTCCACGGCGATTTTTTGCGGCCGGCGCAAGGGCCCTAGCCTCGCCCGGCCAAAAAGCGCGCCACCCGCGTCAGCAGGTCGATCTCCAGGCGGCTTTGGCTCTCGAAACGGCCGGCGTAGGCCGCCTCGTGCTTGCCCAGGTCATAGCAGGTCAGCGAATCCAGCCCCACGATGAAGCCTTGGGGCCCGGCGGCGGCCATCTCGTCTTGGTGCTTGGCCAAAAAGGCCTGGCAGCAACTGCCCAGGTAGGTCTGACCCGGCTGGGCGGCCAGGGCGCCGAGTTCTTCCATCAGGTGCTCGAAGCTGGTGATGCTCACCGGCCGCATGCCCAGTTCATCGGCCAGGTCGTAGAGCGGGCCGATCGCGCACAGGCCACATTGCGCGCAGCCGTCCTCGTGGCGCTGGGGGCAGGACAAGTCCTTGGCGCAATAAGGCAAAAGCAGCGTGCGCGGCCGGTTGAAGCCCGCCAGGCCCAGCTCGGCGGCGATGGGATAAATATCGTTTAGCTCCTCGGCGGCGAAGCCCGGCCAGGGGGCCGCGCCCTTTGCGGCGGCCTGGCCAACGGCCGCGACGAGTTGGGTCTTTTCCACGCCGATCAGCTCGACGCCATCGCCGGCCAACAGCGGCGTCAAGATCGCCCGCAACCGGTCGGGGTCCAGTTCGGCCCCGCGCAACGCGCCCTCCAGGTCCATGATCAGGCGCTGGGGCCGGCAAAAAAAATCGCCGGTGAGCAGGGCCTGCTTGATCCGCCGCCGGCCGGGCTCGGGCAAAAGGACCACGTTCAGCCGGCCCGACTGGGCCCGCAGCACTTGATCGGCCTGGCCCAGCCCGCCGCGCCGCCAGATCCATTGGTCCGACTGATAGTGCGCCAGCTCGTCGGCCAGGCGCGCCCGTTCGCGCTCGCTGAGCGCGGCCGGGGACAGGCTAAGCCCCAGGCCCTCGGCAAAGGCCGTGGCGATGGCCTCTTTCAGGCGGTCCATCCCTGGCGGGCCGCCCAGTTCGTCGGCCAAAAAGGTCAGGCGTTGCAAGAGGCTCTGCATCTCGCGGCGCTTTAGCTTTTCCACCGGCACGCGTAGCGCCCGCAGCATCTGCTCCATGCAGTTTTCCACCAGCACCGTGCCCTGGAACATCCAGCCCTGGCCGAAAAAGGCCATGCCCGTGCCCGAGACCTTGCGGCCGTTGATTTCTATATCGTTGCGCGGCCGAAAGGCGGCCGGCGCGCCCAGGCTGGTGATGGCTCTGGCGGCCAGGTCGGCCAGGCGGGCGGTGATCTGGGCGAAATCGCGGCCCAGGCCGGGGGCGCTGTTGGGCCAGAACAACTCGAAGCCCAGCATCGACGGCGTGAACAAGATCGCCCCGCCGCCGGTGACGCGGCGGTTGATGGCGATGCCCTGCTGGCGGCAATAATCCAGGCGCAGCTCGGCGGCCGGGTCTTGGTTGTGGCCGACCAGGGCCGCCGGCGGGTCGAAGCGCAAAAAACGCAGCGTCGGCGGCGAGAGCCCGGCCTCGACTTCTTCTAGAATGATCGTGTCCAGGGCCATGTTGGCCGCGCCGCTTTGCAGGCCGGTGTCCAAAAGGCGAGCGTGGATGGTCATGCCGGAAACGCCGGGCAATCGTCCAGCCGGGCCAGCTCGGCGCTGATGAAATCGCGCAAGGCCGGCCCGCGCAGCAGGCCGGGCAGTTCGGCCTCCAGGGCGCTGGGCGCGATGCGGCAGAGCCATTGGCCGTAGGGGTCGGCGTTGATCGGCCGGGGATCGTCCGCCAGGGCCTGGTTGACCTGGCGCACCACGCCCGAGATGGGCGCGACAATGCGGCCGACCCACTTGCCGCTCTCCACCGAGCCCAGGGTCTGGCCTTGCGCCACGCTCAGGCCCGGCCGGGGCAGATCGACAAAGGCGATCTCGCCGGCCTGGTCGGCGGTGTAGGCGTCCAGGCCCGTGGCCGCCAGCTCGCCCTCCAGGCGCAGCCACTGGTGGTTGCGGTCGTAATGCAGCTCATCGGGAAAGTCGTATCCGTTTATGTTCACGACGGCGCTCCGGGGCTTTGCGGGGGTTGGACAAACAGCTCGTTGAAATATTCGCGCAATAGAACCTCGCGCAGGGCTGGCGTCATGACGTTTAACAGGCCATTGACCCCGGCCATGCGCCGGGGCAGGCCCGCGCCGCCCAGGCCGGCGGCCGAGAGCATGGCCGCGACGTCTTGCGGCCTCAGGCTGGCGGCGTCCAGACCGGCCAGACCCCGGGCCAGGGCGGGCCAGTCGGGCGGGCCCTTTTCGGCGGCCAGGCGGGCGCAGTCGGCCAGATCGGCCAGCAGCTCATCGACCCGGGCCAGGCTGGCGGCGCTGACGCTCAGGTGGATGTTCTCGGGCGAGGACGCGAAGCGAAACTGCGGTTGCAGGCTCCAGCCGCGCGTCTTCATCTCGTCGATGATCTCGAAGACGTCGATCCGCGGGGCGGCGATGGCCACCAGGCACAGCTCGGGCCGGCCCAGGATCTCCAGGCCGTCGATGGCCCGCGCGCCCTCGATGATCCGCCGCGTGGCGCGCAGGGTCTGATCGGCCAGGGCCAGATAGCCGTCGTCGCCGATGTGGTTGAGCACGGCCCAGGCCGCGGCCATGGGCCCGCCGGACTTGCTGGACTGCACGGCGTTGTTGACCACGGCGTAGCCCGGCCACTGGGCGCAGGCGAAGATCTGATGCCGGCGCAGGTCTTTGTTTTTGTAGCAGATTATCGATGCGCCCTTGGGGCAGTAGGCGTATTTGTGCCAATCCATCGAGATCGACGACACCCCGGGCACGGAAAAGTCAAAGGGCGTGGCCTCCTGGCCCAGCCGGCGGAAATAAGGCAATAAAAACCCGCCGATGCAGCCGTCCACGTGCAGCCATAGGTCGCGCTCCAGGGCCAATTGGCCCAGCTCCGGGATGGGGTCGCAGACGCCGTGGGCGTAGCTGACCGCCGAGCCGACAAGCATGATCGTCGCCGGCGTGATCGCCCGGGCCATGGCCGCCACGTCGGCCTTGAAGCTTAGCTCGTCCACCGGCACGCTCACCACCCGCAGGCCCAGGTAGTGCGCGGCCTTGAAAAAAGCGGCGTGAGCCGTGGCGGGCAAGACCATCTCGGGCCGGCCCAGGGCGGGGTTGCGGGCCATGGCCCGATCGCGGGCGGCCTTGACGGCCAAGATGATGCTCTCGGTGCCGCCGCTGGTGAAGTTGCCCACCACCCGCTCGTCGCCGCCCAGATGGGCCGCAGCCATGGCCGCCAGGTCGGTCTCCAGGCGCAGCAGGCTGGGAAAGGCCGTGGGATCAAGGCCGTTTGGCGTCAGGTACATGGCGTGGGCCCGCCGAGCCAGTTCGTCCAGATCGGGCCGGCCGGCGTCGTAGACATAGGCCCACAACGCGCCGCCCTTGACCGCCAGATCGTCTTGGCCCATGGCCGCCAGGTCGGCCAGCACCGTTTCCATGGCTCGCCCGTGGGGCGGTATCTTCATTGGCGCGCCTCCGCGCTGGGGGGTCGAACCGTTGGCGGCCACCGGCCTCGGTCCGGGCCGCCGCTTGAGCCTAGGCTACACGCCGTCCGGGCGTCCGGCAAGGGCGTTTTGATATCATGCCGAATACACGCGCATATTCAGATGGTTGACCGGTCAGTCATCGACATGATACATTACCCTTCGCCCACGGTCAAGGGCGGTGAATAGCGACGGTTGTTGATTGGCCGGCCGGTTTCGGCGTGATAAGATACGGCGCAACCAACATTGTCATTACAGCCAAGAGGAGCGATCATGGAGCAGCGGCGGCTGATCGGCAAGGGCAAGTTCATCCTGCTCACGGCGGGGTATTTCGTTCTGTGCAACTGGGCGTTCATCGTCCTGACGCGGGTGATTCAGCCGATATTGCTGGGCGAGGTGCATTTCAATTGGCTGGTGCGCACCATCGTCGCGCCGATTCCCCTCAGCCTGGTGCTGTTTTTGCCGTTCGTGTTCATCGCCGGACGTTTTTACGAGCGGCCGGATTTCGATTTTCCCGGCAAGATGCAATCGGGCGTCAAGATCCTGGCCGTGGTCGCCTTTGCCCTGACCTTCATCATGACCTACACCGGCGATGGCGGCGACCTGATCATGATCGGCATGATCTCGCTCAACGTGATGCTGGCCATTGTCAACGCCAGCTACGCCCTGCGCTTCGTGCTGGTCAGGCTGGTGGCGCGCAACTTCCCCGATTTCGACCAGACCCGCCAGACCGTGCGCCTGGCCCCCCGGATCATGTTCATCGTGCTGCTGGGCGTCAACATGATGATGATGTTCATCAACGGCGTGCACGTGGTTTACCGGGGCGTGTATTTCCAGAATCAGGCCCTGCGCATGACCCAGTCCATGGAGCTGGCCCTGGCCTCGGGCGGCGGCGCGGCGGCCGCGCGGGCGGCGGCGCGTGGTTTCGCGGTGAACGAGGCGACGGCCGCCACGGCCGATCCGGCCCAGGCCATGGCCATCCAGGCCGCCAGCGAGGGTCGCGGTCACGCGGTCAAGGGCGATGTCGTGCTGGCGGCCCTGGCCTTGGGCGAGGGCGGGCGCTATCTGGTGGCCAGCGCCCCGGTGAGCGTGGTCCACGCGGTGTTGTATCGCAACTTCACCTCGCCGATGATCGTCTTTTCGCTGCTGGCGGCCCTGTTCGGCCTGTTGGTCTGGCTGATGGTCCGTTCGATGGCCCGGCCCATCGAACGGGTGATCGACGGACTCGACGAGGTGGGCGGGGCCGTGGCCCAAAGCGCGCGGCACCTGTCCAGTTCCAGCCAGAGCCTGGCCGAGGGCTCCTCGCAGCAGGCGGCCTCGTTGGAAGAGAGCGCCGCCTCCATGGAGCAGATGTCGGCCATGACCAGGCGCAACGCCCACAGCGCCCAGCAATGCCACCAGCTCATGGGCCAGGCCGCCGCCCACGTGACCCAGGCCCGCCAGGTCATGGATCAGCTCAACGCCTCCATGGAGCAAGTCACCGCCGCCAGCGAGGCCACCTTCAAAATCATCAAGACCATCGACGAAGTGGCCTTCCAGACCAACCTGCTGGCCCTCAACGCCGCCGTGGAGGCCGCCCGGGCCGGCGAGGCCGGGGCGGGATTTGCCGTGGTGGCCGACGAGGTGCGCAACCTGGCCCTGCGGGCGGCGGCGGCGGCCCGCGAGACTTCGGCGATGATCGAGGACACCGTGGGCAAGGTCAAGGCCGGCGCGGCCATGGCCGATCAGGCGGCTCAGGGTTTCGCCGCCGTGGCCTCGGCCACGGGCAAGGTGGGCGAGCTGGTGGGTGAGATCGCCGCCGCCTCCGACGAACAGGCCCGGGGCATCGTCCAGGTGGGCCAGGCCGTCAGCCAGATGGATCAGCTCACCCAACGCAACGCCGCCGGAGCCGAGGAGACCGCCAGCGCCGCCCACGACATGGACGGACAGGCCAAACGCATGCACGCCCTGGTGCGGGCCCTGGCCGCGCTGATCAGCAATCGCCACAGGGGTGAATAACAGCGCTGTCCTTTTGCCGCCGGATGTAGTACAAAGAAAGGGGGTAGGTTTCATGATCATCGCCAACGGGCGCCGATCATGAAAAAAAGAGAGGAGCCAAGGCATGCGCATCGGCGGGATCAGGCAAGGCAGCGGCGACAAGCCCAGCGAACGCCGGGATAAAAGGCAGGCGGTGGGCGAAATAGACGAGCGCAAGCCGCTGATGGAGATCCGCAAAAGCGTCGGCATCGAAACCAAACCCCTGGCGCGTGCTGTAAAACTCATCGACGACAGCGACGAGCCCCTGCCCTCCCAAGAGGAAATGCGCCGTCGAGCCATCCGCCTGCGCCAGTTGGTCGACATCATCGTCGACCTGGATTGGTCCACCGACACCCTGGACGTGCGCGCCAGCGTGATTCAAGAGATCGACGCCAAGGGCCGCCTGATTCTGTCACAGACATCGTCACCCCTTTTACGCTCGCAGACTGGCAAAACGGTCGAGCTGACGTTTTTGTCACAATATCCTTCACAGATGGGCAGCCGCTGGTTGCGCGTCGGTTATCACACCAAGCTGTTGGGCATCGTCGAAAACTACCAGTTGGGCCCCGAGTTGGCCGATACGGTCCTGGTCTTTGACGGGCCCAAAAAACTGGTTTTGTCCACGGCGCGCATCTCGCCGCGCATGGAGCCATCGCCGGACATGGACCTGACGCTTCGCCTGTGGCCCGACGGCCAGCAGGTGACGCTGCTGGATCTATCGGCCGGCGGGGTGCGTTTCAGCCGGCCAAGTTGGATGGAGTTTCCGCCGGGCGCGCGGGTGGACGTGGCCCTGTGCACCACCAACGCCACCATCCCCGTGCGCGGCCGGGTGCTGCGCAACGAGGAGCTCAACGCCAAGGCCTCGGCCACGGTGTTGCAGTTCCGCGACATGGACCGCCGCACCTCCGACCTGGTCCATCGCCTGCTCACCGAAATGGCCCGTTATCGCCGCGCCCAGATGTCGGGCGTGGAAGGCTGAAACGCCGGCGGCTCGCTTTTTGCATATTTTCTTGCCATAATTTTGCCAAACAGAACAAGGAGAAGCCATGGGCGTCTTTGCGCGCGTTTTCGGCCTGTGCCAGACCAGGCCGCCGGCCGACGCCGGCTGTTGGTCTTTTGACCGCGACAAGGTCGTCGTGGACCTGAACCGCGCGCCCGAGCTGGCCGTCTCCGGCGGGGCCGTGCGTCTGGAAGGCGGCGGCCTGCCCTGGCGCGTGCTGGTTTTTCGCGATCAAGACGGCGTGTTGCGCGCGGTGATCAACCGTTGCGCCCACGCCGGCCGCCGCCTCGACCCCGTGGCCGGCGGCCAGGCCCTGCAATGTTGCAGCCTGGGCCGCTCGACTTTCGACGTCGACGGTCAGCGTCTGGGCGGACCGGCCAAGGGCGGCGTCAGGGCCTTGGCGGCCGTCGTCGACGCCAATTTTTTGGCAATCGACCTGGCGTGACGAAAAAAATTCACATGCCGCACGGCCAACGAGTGATATTAGTGCTTGATTCATCACATGATCGGCTTATACTAATATATGAACGCCCAGGGTATGTGAATTTGGAGCGCAACTTTGATCAGCGACCGCAACAAGCGCGCGGGAGAACCGACCGAGGCCCTCGTCAGCATTGACGCCTGGGTGGCGGCCAACCATCCCCCCTTGGGCTCGACCCGCGAAAAGGTTCTGAGCCTGGTGGCGGCTTTGTCGCGGCAACAGGCCGAAGTGACCAGCCAGCAGTTGCGCCTCGACCTGGGCCTGAGCCAGCAGTTGCTCAATCGGCACCTGCATGGTTTGGCCCGTGAAGGGCTCTTGCGCCTGGTCGAGAACGGCCCCGGACGGCCCCTGGGCGTGACGCCCACCGCCCTGGGCCTGCGCGTGGCCCAGCGCCTGGCGTCGCTTCCCGCAGCCGAGGCCCAGCCGAACGCCGCGCCCGAAACGGCCCCGCCGCCGGTTCAATCGCCCGACCCCACCGCGCCGCCGGCCCGCATCCTCGAGGCCAGGGGCTTGTTGGGCTCGTTCCTGGGCAGCCTGCTGGCCCGCCTGGACGGCCGCACCAGCGGCGTGGGCCCCGCCGAGTTGCGCCGCGCCGTCGAGGACACCCTGCAACACCTCATCCCCCGCGAAACGCCCGCGCCGTCGGCCGCGACCGAGGCGTCGCCGCCGCAAGCCATGGCCCAACCCGCGCCGGCCGTAACCCCGCCGCCGGCCGTGGCCACCAGCCTGGGCCAGTGCGTGGGGGCCTACTGCCCGCCGCGCCTGTCGCCCGAGGAGGCCTACGAGGAAGGCCGCCTGGACGCCTCGTGCGCCGCCCAATATCGCGGCATGCCTTGGTACGAGCGCACCAAGGGCTTCAGCGACGTATGGGACCGCCTGCGCCGCGGCCGCACCGGCAGC
Protein-coding regions in this window:
- a CDS encoding radical SAM protein; the protein is MSQAAGAELGLFVPGMIVYDGRRGRFPALSLGGGACRLMCPHCQGRMLAGMTAANDPRALVDQAKAAKAAGAPGLLISGGCDQNGRLPWERFAGALARIKDETGLYLAVHAGFADEGQARLLAASGVDLAMIDLIGDDAVARRIYGLSGVDRVEQSLQALAGAGLNLAPHVVVGLDHGRLAGEERAVAMAVASGARVLVLLALRPLAGTPMAGVSPPPPAAVARLIGLARGLAPELVINLGCGRPRGPHAAELERLAILAGVDNIAAPSLATARLALELGRRPVWRDICCAASPSLCVGAPGERPWPAT
- a CDS encoding FAD-dependent oxidoreductase, which gives rise to MRRPQKIAVDVAIVGAGPAGLLAAQAAARAGAWTLIIEAKAQVGWPNHCAEWLPGLVLGQGQVPAEAPRARVGELECRAGQTRAVARVAGVVVDRPTWQKALAEEALWWGGSLTCRARALGLDEDGRLLVAGPAGRFAVRAGAVIVADGALSPLARALGLGRQAGAPAINLEVEAGPRPCRPAVEFWPELFGYGWSFPKGATVNIGLGGVTLGRRRLPALLAAWRESLLAQGLIGPGVVRRGGGWLGHDGPRAAFVRGPGQTPLLLCGDAAGLGHPCTGAGLPQAVDSGLLAGAAAADLARGVAGAGPAYQAELTARFGQYLGRGLAARQGAWALWRADWPAAARRYWPLWPAEAGR
- a CDS encoding lipoyl protein ligase domain-containing protein yields the protein MTIHARLLDTGLQSGAANMALDTIILEEVEAGLSPPTLRFLRFDPPAALVGHNQDPAAELRLDYCRQQGIAINRRVTGGGAILFTPSMLGFELFWPNSAPGLGRDFAQITARLADLAARAITSLGAPAAFRPRNDIEINGRKVSGTGMAFFGQGWMFQGTVLVENCMEQMLRALRVPVEKLKRREMQSLLQRLTFLADELGGPPGMDRLKEAIATAFAEGLGLSLSPAALSERERARLADELAHYQSDQWIWRRGGLGQADQVLRAQSGRLNVVLLPEPGRRRIKQALLTGDFFCRPQRLIMDLEGALRGAELDPDRLRAILTPLLAGDGVELIGVEKTQLVAAVGQAAAKGAAPWPGFAAEELNDIYPIAAELGLAGFNRPRTLLLPYCAKDLSCPQRHEDGCAQCGLCAIGPLYDLADELGMRPVSITSFEHLMEELGALAAQPGQTYLGSCCQAFLAKHQDEMAAAGPQGFIVGLDSLTCYDLGKHEAAYAGRFESQSRLEIDLLTRVARFLAGRG
- a CDS encoding glycine cleavage system protein H; this encodes MNINGYDFPDELHYDRNHQWLRLEGELAATGLDAYTADQAGEIAFVDLPRPGLSVAQGQTLGSVESGKWVGRIVAPISGVVRQVNQALADDPRPINADPYGQWLCRIAPSALEAELPGLLRGPALRDFISAELARLDDCPAFPA
- a CDS encoding pyridoxal phosphate-dependent decarboxylase family protein, with the translated sequence MKIPPHGRAMETVLADLAAMGQDDLAVKGGALWAYVYDAGRPDLDELARRAHAMYLTPNGLDPTAFPSLLRLETDLAAMAAAHLGGDERVVGNFTSGGTESIILAVKAARDRAMARNPALGRPEMVLPATAHAAFFKAAHYLGLRVVSVPVDELSFKADVAAMARAITPATIMLVGSAVSYAHGVCDPIPELGQLALERDLWLHVDGCIGGFLLPYFRRLGQEATPFDFSVPGVSSISMDWHKYAYCPKGASIICYKNKDLRRHQIFACAQWPGYAVVNNAVQSSKSGGPMAAAWAVLNHIGDDGYLALADQTLRATRRIIEGARAIDGLEILGRPELCLVAIAAPRIDVFEIIDEMKTRGWSLQPQFRFASSPENIHLSVSAASLARVDELLADLADCARLAAEKGPPDWPALARGLAGLDAASLRPQDVAAMLSAAGLGGAGLPRRMAGVNGLLNVMTPALREVLLREYFNELFVQPPQSPGAPS
- a CDS encoding PilZ domain-containing protein, whose product is MRIGGIRQGSGDKPSERRDKRQAVGEIDERKPLMEIRKSVGIETKPLARAVKLIDDSDEPLPSQEEMRRRAIRLRQLVDIIVDLDWSTDTLDVRASVIQEIDAKGRLILSQTSSPLLRSQTGKTVELTFLSQYPSQMGSRWLRVGYHTKLLGIVENYQLGPELADTVLVFDGPKKLVLSTARISPRMEPSPDMDLTLRLWPDGQQVTLLDLSAGGVRFSRPSWMEFPPGARVDVALCTTNATIPVRGRVLRNEELNAKASATVLQFRDMDRRTSDLVHRLLTEMARYRRAQMSGVEG
- a CDS encoding Rieske (2Fe-2S) protein; this translates as MGVFARVFGLCQTRPPADAGCWSFDRDKVVVDLNRAPELAVSGGAVRLEGGGLPWRVLVFRDQDGVLRAVINRCAHAGRRLDPVAGGQALQCCSLGRSTFDVDGQRLGGPAKGGVRALAAVVDANFLAIDLA
- a CDS encoding helix-turn-helix domain-containing protein, giving the protein MISDRNKRAGEPTEALVSIDAWVAANHPPLGSTREKVLSLVAALSRQQAEVTSQQLRLDLGLSQQLLNRHLHGLAREGLLRLVENGPGRPLGVTPTALGLRVAQRLASLPAAEAQPNAAPETAPPPVQSPDPTAPPARILEARGLLGSFLGSLLARLDGRTSGVGPAELRRAVEDTLQHLIPRETPAPSAATEASPPQAMAQPAPAVTPPPAVATSLGQCVGAYCPPRLSPEEAYEEGRLDASCAAQYRGMPWYERTKGFSDVWDRLRRGRTGSLSTFFNGFGPRWEHPNWPDFNKARQMADAAGQDYGQWLARRMDAMTQSGLRDCAPHLLAASPVHQPAAVAPAPSAAPASLENAPYAIDAYNSANPEHVAHAQKLLAGLLQMAPLVFGNDPDGPARMVTEALIRKQLPRQALDLAPEIKARILERHRKGARNSGWSTSASDAPPPIII